Proteins found in one Pseudoxanthomonas sp. SL93 genomic segment:
- a CDS encoding SAM-dependent methyltransferase, producing the protein MQADLPLPDDDALAHSGRLAGLIRAEIAGNGGHLPFSRFMERCLYAPGLGYYSAGSTKFGEAGDFTTAPELGPLFASCVAQAVAPVLQQVGPQAEFVEIGGGSGAFAEVVLKRLLALDALPARYAILEPSADLRERQRERLAQRLIPPVFDLVEWLDAPPSETWHGVLFANEVIDALPTPRFTLRDGEVFEEAVALDDEGRFVRTDRPADALLAAAVRHVERYLEQPFPDGYRSELLPQLPYWIQAVMGGLDTGAMLFADYGYPRREYYLPDRDQGTLRAFYRHRTHADAYLWPGLQDLTASVDFTALAEAGTNAGFDLAGYTTQANFLLGNGLQERLDEAEARADAATLLRLRNEAKRLTLPSEMGERFQLMGFSRDVEFGTAFLMNDLSWRL; encoded by the coding sequence ATGCAGGCCGACCTGCCCCTCCCCGACGACGACGCGCTCGCCCACAGCGGGCGACTGGCCGGATTGATCCGTGCCGAGATCGCCGGCAATGGCGGTCATCTCCCTTTTTCGCGCTTCATGGAGCGCTGCCTGTACGCCCCGGGACTTGGCTACTACAGCGCGGGCAGCACCAAGTTCGGCGAAGCCGGTGACTTCACCACCGCGCCCGAACTGGGTCCGCTGTTCGCCAGTTGCGTCGCGCAGGCGGTGGCACCGGTGCTGCAGCAGGTCGGGCCGCAGGCGGAGTTCGTCGAAATCGGCGGCGGCAGCGGTGCATTCGCCGAGGTCGTGTTGAAGCGGTTGCTGGCGCTGGATGCGCTGCCTGCACGCTATGCCATCCTGGAACCGAGCGCCGACCTGCGCGAACGCCAGCGCGAACGCCTGGCGCAGCGGTTGATCCCGCCGGTGTTCGACCTAGTCGAATGGCTGGACGCGCCGCCGTCGGAAACGTGGCATGGCGTGCTGTTCGCCAACGAAGTGATCGATGCATTGCCGACACCGCGCTTCACGCTGCGGGATGGCGAGGTGTTCGAGGAAGCGGTGGCGCTGGACGACGAAGGCCGTTTCGTGCGAACCGATCGCCCGGCCGATGCATTGCTTGCCGCGGCCGTCCGCCACGTCGAGCGCTACCTCGAGCAGCCGTTCCCCGACGGTTACCGTTCCGAGCTGCTGCCGCAGCTGCCGTACTGGATCCAGGCGGTGATGGGTGGGCTGGACACCGGCGCGATGCTGTTCGCCGACTACGGCTATCCGCGCCGCGAGTACTACCTGCCCGACCGCGACCAGGGCACGCTGCGTGCGTTCTACCGCCACCGCACGCATGCCGATGCGTACCTGTGGCCGGGCCTGCAGGACCTGACCGCCTCGGTGGATTTCACCGCACTGGCCGAGGCCGGTACCAACGCAGGGTTCGATCTGGCCGGTTACACCACGCAGGCGAATTTCCTGCTGGGCAATGGATTGCAGGAGCGCCTGGACGAGGCCGAAGCACGTGCGGACGCCGCCACGTTATTGCGGTTGCGCAACGAGGCCAAGCGGCTGACGCTGCCCAGCGAGATGGGCGAGCGCTTCCAGCTGATGGGCTTTTCGCGCGACGTGGAGTTCGGCACTGCGTTCCTGATGAACGACCTGAGCTGGCGGCTGTGA